One Erysipelothrix amsterdamensis DNA window includes the following coding sequences:
- a CDS encoding NADPH-dependent FMN reductase, with translation MKIIAITGSVAGRKTRVALDYVIQEIAKHNHTIDTEIINIGDYDLQFSDGRSVDQYNSDTQYVINSIMEADALIVGTPTYQTSIPGALKNIFDLLPMHALVDKSAGIVVTAGSPKYFLMAEQQLKPILSYMGARIVQKYVFIEDCDFDGLEIKNDNILDRLRNLGDDVICSVEHRTWVQNHPMKKDQFPYNDK, from the coding sequence ATGAAAATAATCGCAATCACAGGTTCCGTAGCAGGACGTAAGACACGCGTCGCTTTGGACTATGTTATCCAAGAAATAGCCAAACACAATCACACCATTGACACGGAAATTATTAATATCGGAGATTATGATCTTCAGTTTAGCGATGGACGTTCTGTTGACCAATATAATTCGGATACTCAGTATGTTATTAATTCAATTATGGAAGCAGATGCACTCATCGTTGGAACACCAACCTATCAGACTTCTATACCTGGCGCACTAAAAAATATTTTCGACTTATTACCCATGCATGCCTTGGTTGATAAGAGTGCCGGCATTGTGGTTACTGCAGGATCACCAAAGTATTTTTTAATGGCAGAACAACAACTTAAACCCATTCTATCTTACATGGGAGCACGCATTGTTCAGAAATATGTTTTTATCGAAGATTGTGATTTTGATGGCCTTGAAATAAAGAATGATAATATTTTAGACCGCTTGCGAAACTTAGGTGATGACGTCATTTGTTCAGTAGAACATAGGACTTGGGTACAAAATCATCCGATGAAGAAAGATCAATTCCCTTATAACGATAAATAA
- a CDS encoding transporter substrate-binding domain-containing protein: MKKTFIVACVTLLFLSGCGKKDTTVTKLEAIKSKGEIVLVTSPDYAPYEFIDATKTGQDQYVGADIELAKFIANEIGVDLVIKAMSFGDIASAVSLGKFDMGIAGFTFNEERAEQVDFSNTYDTTESTCQGFLVTKEKEATLNTIDDLKTAKVAVQNGSLPQTYVETELPEATMQLVNTLDDAVLQLNVGKVDAIAASCASGEGFTLNNKNLVVSKVKFATIDDNGTKVILEKGQEDLMDEVNKAIAKAVELDLYKQWLADATSIAKQLGAID; encoded by the coding sequence ATGAAAAAAACATTTATAGTAGCTTGCGTAACATTATTATTTTTAAGCGGTTGTGGAAAGAAGGATACAACCGTAACGAAACTTGAAGCAATCAAATCAAAAGGTGAAATTGTTTTAGTAACATCACCTGACTATGCACCCTATGAATTCATCGATGCAACAAAAACAGGTCAAGATCAATATGTAGGTGCGGACATCGAACTCGCAAAATTTATTGCGAATGAAATTGGTGTAGATCTCGTTATTAAAGCGATGAGCTTTGGTGATATTGCCTCCGCAGTATCACTTGGAAAATTTGATATGGGTATTGCGGGATTTACCTTTAATGAAGAACGTGCAGAACAAGTTGATTTCAGTAATACTTATGATACGACGGAGTCCACATGCCAAGGTTTTCTTGTAACGAAAGAAAAAGAAGCAACACTTAATACAATTGATGATTTAAAAACTGCGAAGGTTGCCGTTCAAAATGGTTCACTCCCTCAAACTTACGTGGAGACAGAACTTCCAGAAGCAACAATGCAACTCGTTAATACATTGGATGATGCTGTCCTTCAGTTGAATGTTGGAAAAGTGGATGCGATTGCTGCATCCTGTGCATCAGGTGAAGGATTTACCTTAAATAATAAAAATCTTGTTGTAAGTAAAGTTAAATTCGCAACAATCGATGATAACGGTACAAAAGTCATCTTAGAAAAAGGTCAAGAAGATCTTATGGATGAAGTAAATAAAGCAATTGCGAAAGCTGTAGAACTTGATTTGTATAAACAATGGCTTGCTGATGCTACAAGTATTGCAAAACAATTAGGAGCGATTGACTAA
- a CDS encoding amino acid ABC transporter permease: MFQDILKLINRYGHVYLKGAWGTLTISVVVVLISTLLGAFLAMGKMSKFKPLKTIINVYIEVIRGTPLLLQLSLFYFLGSEYISTSVPDVGWIMVALIINSSAYVAEIFRAGIQAVDKGQFEAAKSLGISNANMMKKIIFPQAIKNILPALGNEFITMIKETSLASVFFVNNLMTSESIVSSATHLKLPSLMIVGVIYFIMTFSTSKLISAFERKVALND, encoded by the coding sequence ATGTTTCAAGATATATTAAAGCTCATTAATCGCTATGGACATGTGTATCTTAAGGGAGCTTGGGGTACACTGACCATTTCTGTTGTTGTTGTATTAATTAGTACCCTACTTGGTGCCTTTCTCGCAATGGGGAAGATGTCGAAATTTAAGCCTTTAAAAACAATTATTAATGTCTATATCGAAGTAATTCGTGGAACACCACTACTACTTCAACTAAGTTTATTTTATTTTTTAGGCTCTGAGTACATCTCCACATCCGTTCCGGATGTAGGATGGATCATGGTTGCTTTGATTATTAATTCGAGTGCCTATGTAGCGGAAATCTTCCGTGCTGGTATTCAAGCTGTTGATAAAGGTCAATTTGAAGCCGCAAAAAGTCTTGGTATTTCAAATGCTAATATGATGAAGAAGATTATCTTCCCACAAGCGATTAAGAATATCTTACCTGCTTTAGGGAATGAATTTATTACAATGATAAAAGAAACATCTTTAGCATCGGTATTCTTTGTAAACAACTTGATGACTTCGGAATCAATTGTCTCAAGTGCAACCCACTTAAAACTACCGTCTTTGATGATTGTAGGGGTTATTTACTTTATAATGACTTTCTCAACATCGAAATTAATCTCCGCATTTGAACGAAAGGTGGCCCTCAATGACTAA
- a CDS encoding amino acid ABC transporter ATP-binding protein, producing MTKPLLEIKNIHKAYGDLSVLQGINETITQGEVVSIIGPSGSGKSTLLRCLNLLETPCSGSIIFDGVALEPDHKNLDKLRQEIGMVFQHFNVFPNLTVLENITLAPTLEKGMSKDEANTLGLSLLDKVGLKDKAHEFPRKLSGGQKQRLAIVRALAMQPQVMLFDEPTSALDPEMVKDVLEVIKDLAVSGMTIVIVTHEMNFAKEISDRVLFMDGGVICEQGTPEAIFDNPTHPRTIEFLSKVL from the coding sequence ATGACTAAACCGCTACTTGAAATCAAAAACATACATAAAGCATATGGAGACTTATCCGTGCTTCAAGGAATTAATGAAACAATTACCCAGGGTGAAGTTGTTTCGATTATTGGTCCTTCGGGTTCAGGAAAGTCAACGTTGCTACGGTGCTTAAATTTACTTGAAACACCATGTTCAGGTAGCATTATCTTTGATGGTGTAGCATTAGAGCCAGATCATAAAAACTTAGATAAGCTACGTCAAGAAATTGGGATGGTTTTCCAACATTTTAATGTTTTCCCCAATTTAACGGTTTTGGAAAACATTACCCTCGCACCAACTCTAGAAAAAGGGATGTCTAAAGATGAAGCAAATACTTTAGGTTTATCGTTACTTGATAAGGTAGGGCTTAAGGATAAGGCACATGAATTTCCACGTAAGTTATCTGGAGGACAAAAGCAACGTCTTGCGATTGTCCGTGCGCTTGCAATGCAACCTCAAGTTATGCTCTTTGATGAACCAACATCTGCATTAGATCCAGAAATGGTTAAAGATGTACTTGAAGTTATTAAAGATCTTGCGGTAAGTGGGATGACAATTGTAATTGTGACTCACGAGATGAATTTCGCAAAAGAAATCAGTGATCGTGTGTTATTTATGGATGGTGGTGTTATCTGCGAACAGGGAACACCTGAAGCAATCTTTGATAACCCGACACATCCTCGTACTATTGAGTTTCTAAGTAAAGTTTTATAA
- a CDS encoding helix-turn-helix domain-containing protein has product MGRKNKYPAEIKEQAINEYLNGIKGAPEIAEELSIDSSTLRSWVKKYQTYGIEVFSDKDRNKSYSKELKESAIRDYLEGAGSLKDISIKYGISSHEVLRGWIKKYNRLETIKDYDPKGEVYMTKGRKTTIEERQEIVAYCIEHDYDYKGTAERYELSYAQVYQWVKKYNELGDDGLLDKRGKRKQEDQLSNEERLERKVKLLERQLELKERENILLKKVKEIERGRYSPKQNKK; this is encoded by the coding sequence ATGGGGAGAAAGAATAAATATCCAGCCGAAATAAAAGAACAAGCAATTAATGAATATTTGAATGGCATAAAAGGTGCACCAGAAATAGCTGAAGAATTATCTATTGATTCTAGTACATTACGTAGTTGGGTGAAAAAGTATCAAACTTATGGTATTGAAGTTTTTTCAGATAAAGATCGAAACAAAAGTTATTCGAAAGAGCTCAAGGAATCCGCAATTAGGGATTATCTTGAAGGCGCAGGTTCTCTTAAAGATATTAGTATTAAATATGGTATAAGTTCCCATGAGGTTTTGCGCGGATGGATAAAAAAGTATAATAGACTTGAAACTATAAAGGATTACGATCCTAAAGGAGAAGTCTATATGACAAAAGGTAGAAAAACAACAATTGAGGAGCGTCAGGAAATTGTCGCATATTGTATTGAACATGACTACGATTATAAGGGGACTGCTGAGCGCTATGAACTTTCTTATGCTCAGGTTTATCAGTGGGTGAAAAAGTATAACGAATTGGGAGATGATGGTCTTCTTGATAAACGTGGCAAGCGAAAACAAGAAGATCAACTTAGTAATGAAGAACGTTTAGAACGTAAAGTAAAACTACTTGAAAGACAACTCGAACTGAAAGAACGCGAGAACATTCTATTAAAAAAAGTGAAGGAAATCGAAAGGGGGCGATATTCTCCAAAGCAAAACAAGAAGTAA
- a CDS encoding IS3 family transposase, which produces MFSKAKQEVKYLAVQELHHKHGWSIQWMCKVLKIARSSYYKWTHRVETSNEIENHELCNLILDYDELFGHILGYRRMTDWINELNSVQYNSKRIHRLMKMLGVKSVIRQKSKKYSRSTPEITAENILNRNFFAAKPNEKWLTDVTEFKIKGSSKKLYLSAIIDLYDLSVVAYQISDRNNNQLVFDTYHKAIARYPEAKPLFHSDRGFQYTSRAFRKQLEDQGVMQSMSRVGHCIDNGPMEGFWGTIKSEMYYPNEFSTRSELKKAIEVYIDFYNNKRLQKRFKNKTPMMVRTEALGTETPVVYAIPTNKKIEAYWSNIREKQMQSLVA; this is translated from the coding sequence ATATTCTCCAAAGCAAAACAAGAAGTAAAGTATCTCGCAGTGCAGGAACTACATCATAAACATGGCTGGAGTATTCAGTGGATGTGTAAGGTACTTAAAATCGCAAGAAGTAGTTATTATAAATGGACGCATCGTGTTGAAACAAGCAATGAAATTGAAAATCATGAGCTTTGCAATCTCATTCTTGATTATGATGAACTATTTGGACATATCTTAGGCTATCGACGCATGACGGATTGGATCAATGAGTTGAATAGCGTTCAATATAACTCGAAGAGGATTCATAGACTCATGAAGATGCTAGGGGTGAAATCAGTGATTCGTCAAAAGTCTAAAAAATATTCACGAAGCACTCCTGAAATCACAGCTGAAAATATTTTAAATCGAAATTTCTTTGCCGCAAAACCGAATGAAAAATGGCTGACAGACGTCACAGAATTTAAGATTAAAGGTTCAAGTAAGAAACTATATCTCAGTGCGATTATTGATCTTTATGATTTAAGTGTTGTGGCGTATCAAATAAGTGATCGGAACAATAATCAACTTGTGTTTGATACTTATCATAAAGCTATCGCGAGATATCCAGAGGCAAAACCTTTATTTCACAGTGACCGCGGATTCCAATACACAAGTAGGGCATTTAGGAAACAGCTAGAAGATCAAGGAGTGATGCAAAGTATGTCTAGAGTGGGACATTGTATTGATAATGGTCCTATGGAAGGATTTTGGGGAACAATCAAATCAGAAATGTACTACCCTAATGAATTCAGTACAAGAAGCGAATTGAAGAAAGCAATTGAAGTGTATATTGATTTTTATAACAACAAGAGACTTCAGAAACGCTTCAAAAACAAAACACCAATGATGGTTCGAACTGAAGCGCTAGGAACAGAGACACCTGTAGTCTACGCGATTCCAACTAACAAGAAGATTGAAGCTTACTGGTCAAACATTAGAGAAAAACAAATGCAGTCACTTGTAGCATAA
- a CDS encoding bifunctional folylpolyglutamate synthase/dihydrofolate synthase, translating to MFRQIEPALDALMKRKNQTYGIDLFRQCLADMGNPQDSLTCIHIGGTNGKGSTTNYTRAILQEAGYSVGTFTSPHLTVHNDRIRINNENISDSDLLMYINVTEPFWDQYQLSMFEIDVLISILYFIDNDIDYAIYEVGLGGRLDATNVIQPVITGITNIGLDHMNILGDTIEKIAAEKAGIIKMNVPFFTTERKDSCLEVFSYFTNLKQTNMHQVVIAEPKREGLAYYFDVLEEPYVIQNQGLYQVGNASLAIHLVKALPHITVDTKTIQNAIASASWAGRFEPVLDGVYVDGAHNEMGIEMLVRSMEMLPRPWVAVFTALKDKDYTLMINKLESVFDEVIITQFDFYRSERAEKLAFGHNVTIIEDQYKAIDTGMKHRNNGTCVITGSLYFISEARDYLIKKSKSI from the coding sequence ATGTTTAGACAAATAGAACCAGCGCTTGATGCGCTTATGAAACGTAAAAATCAAACGTATGGCATTGACTTATTTCGTCAATGCTTAGCAGATATGGGGAATCCTCAAGATTCACTTACTTGTATCCATATTGGGGGAACCAATGGAAAAGGTTCAACAACAAACTATACACGTGCTATCCTACAAGAAGCTGGGTATTCTGTAGGGACCTTCACGTCACCGCATCTTACGGTACATAATGATCGTATTCGCATCAACAATGAAAATATTAGTGATTCTGATTTATTAATGTATATTAATGTTACGGAGCCATTTTGGGATCAGTACCAATTAAGTATGTTTGAAATCGATGTTCTTATTTCCATTTTATATTTTATTGATAATGACATAGATTATGCGATTTATGAAGTTGGACTTGGGGGTCGTCTTGACGCTACCAATGTAATCCAACCTGTTATTACTGGAATTACGAATATTGGTCTTGACCACATGAATATTTTGGGTGATACCATTGAGAAGATTGCTGCAGAAAAAGCAGGTATCATTAAAATGAATGTTCCGTTTTTCACAACAGAACGTAAAGATTCATGTTTGGAGGTGTTTAGCTACTTTACCAATTTAAAACAAACAAATATGCACCAAGTGGTGATAGCTGAACCTAAACGGGAGGGGTTGGCGTATTACTTTGATGTATTAGAAGAACCTTATGTCATCCAAAATCAAGGTCTTTACCAAGTTGGCAATGCAAGTCTGGCTATTCATCTTGTAAAAGCATTACCACATATTACCGTCGATACAAAAACGATTCAAAATGCAATTGCAAGTGCGTCATGGGCGGGACGTTTTGAGCCCGTCTTGGATGGTGTTTATGTGGATGGTGCTCACAATGAGATGGGCATTGAAATGCTCGTGAGAAGTATGGAAATGCTTCCTAGACCATGGGTTGCGGTCTTTACCGCACTTAAAGATAAAGACTATACGCTTATGATTAATAAACTCGAATCCGTATTCGACGAAGTGATTATTACTCAATTCGATTTTTATCGATCGGAGCGTGCTGAAAAATTAGCATTCGGACATAATGTCACCATTATCGAAGATCAATATAAAGCGATTGATACAGGAATGAAGCATCGAAATAACGGTACTTGTGTCATTACCGGATCCTTATACTTTATTTCAGAAGCACGGGATTATCTCATAAAAAAAAGCAAGTCAATTTGA
- a CDS encoding uracil-DNA glycosylase, whose translation MNWEQLFNEEMKKEYFKMLERKIEDERKAFTIYPPKDLVYTAFDYTKFEDVRVVILGQDPYHQPGQAMGMSFSVFKDQKLPKSLVNIYKELESDLGIKNEHGDLSAWAKQGVLLLNTLLTVREGEPMSHGQLGWEQFTDRVISELGCRKEPIIFVLWGKKAQAKKSLVKDHHQFIESSHPSPLGAYRGFIGSRPFSKINALLYERNQKEINWSVTCLDK comes from the coding sequence ATGAACTGGGAACAATTATTTAATGAAGAAATGAAAAAAGAGTATTTTAAAATGCTTGAACGTAAAATCGAAGACGAACGAAAAGCATTCACAATATATCCACCCAAAGATCTGGTTTATACCGCCTTTGATTACACAAAGTTTGAAGACGTGAGGGTTGTGATTTTAGGACAAGATCCATACCACCAACCCGGTCAAGCAATGGGGATGAGTTTTTCAGTCTTCAAAGATCAAAAATTACCAAAGAGTTTGGTAAACATCTACAAAGAATTGGAATCCGATCTTGGTATAAAAAATGAACATGGTGATTTATCCGCTTGGGCAAAACAGGGCGTTTTACTTCTTAATACATTACTAACAGTCAGAGAAGGTGAACCCATGTCCCATGGGCAGCTTGGATGGGAGCAATTCACAGATCGTGTTATTTCGGAACTCGGGTGCCGTAAAGAACCGATAATTTTTGTCTTGTGGGGAAAAAAGGCACAAGCCAAAAAATCACTCGTTAAAGATCATCATCAATTTATTGAATCAAGTCACCCATCACCACTTGGAGCTTATCGTGGATTTATTGGGTCACGCCCATTTTCGAAAATTAATGCCTTACTTTACGAACGAAATCAAAAAGAAATTAATTGGAGTGTTACATGTTTAGACAAATAG
- a CDS encoding LCP family protein, which yields MAKNNRKEFILFRDKVIILIFLLCSLVTLYAIYKFNAIPTKYLMIIVGVILLLFLIGALITMLTKPGKLKNFGKVYSLILSLLLLLGTRYLVTGNSFLGKLTGANKDTHVISVVVMKDSKYKSIEDVKELPIGANTRLDSKNITKGKKLIDEKYKSDINIVDYEDYTELANDLYDGTQEVILLSEAHRGFIQDEVKDFDEKTRIIGTVAYEEEVDFKNKNADVMKDTFSMFVTGIDTYGPVSSVSRSDVNMIMTVDPKNKQILLTSIPRDYHVELASFGAYDKLTHAGIYGVGESMATLENLFDIDIDYFVKVNFSSVETIIDALGGVDVYSRYAFQSFAGVYFDEGINHVDGRNGLIFARERYNLPNGDNDRVKNQQALITGILKKAMSPAIITNYTSILNSVSDSFQMSMEESDFKKLIKQQINDMSDWDIQSYAVTGTGSSSTTTYSMPGPALYVMEPNYDTVRQAHDYIEAMERHEVISVSE from the coding sequence ATGGCTAAAAACAATCGAAAAGAATTTATATTATTCAGAGACAAAGTAATCATTTTAATCTTTTTACTTTGTTCACTCGTTACTTTGTATGCAATCTACAAGTTTAATGCAATTCCTACAAAGTATCTAATGATTATAGTGGGGGTTATCCTACTTCTATTCCTTATTGGAGCGCTCATAACCATGCTCACCAAACCCGGTAAGTTAAAAAATTTCGGTAAGGTGTATAGCTTAATTTTAAGTTTACTCTTATTACTTGGAACACGTTATTTAGTTACCGGAAACAGTTTCTTAGGGAAATTAACCGGTGCAAATAAAGATACACACGTTATTTCTGTAGTGGTCATGAAAGATTCAAAATATAAAAGTATTGAAGACGTGAAGGAATTACCAATTGGTGCCAACACACGTCTTGATTCTAAAAACATTACTAAAGGGAAAAAGTTAATTGATGAAAAGTATAAATCAGATATTAACATCGTAGATTACGAAGATTATACAGAACTCGCAAATGATTTATATGATGGCACTCAAGAAGTAATCTTGTTGAGTGAAGCGCATCGTGGCTTTATTCAAGATGAGGTCAAAGATTTTGATGAGAAGACACGCATTATTGGTACGGTGGCTTATGAAGAAGAAGTTGATTTCAAAAACAAAAATGCTGATGTTATGAAGGATACCTTCAGTATGTTTGTGACAGGAATTGATACCTATGGACCAGTATCATCAGTATCACGATCCGATGTAAATATGATTATGACGGTCGATCCAAAAAACAAACAAATTTTACTGACAAGTATTCCTCGTGATTATCACGTTGAACTGGCATCATTTGGAGCTTATGACAAATTAACCCATGCTGGAATTTATGGTGTTGGGGAATCAATGGCAACACTTGAAAATCTCTTTGATATCGATATTGACTATTTTGTTAAGGTTAACTTTAGTTCAGTAGAAACAATTATCGATGCATTGGGTGGCGTTGATGTCTATTCACGATACGCATTCCAATCGTTTGCGGGTGTCTATTTTGATGAAGGCATTAACCATGTTGATGGTCGTAATGGTCTCATCTTTGCACGTGAACGTTACAATCTTCCAAACGGAGATAATGACCGTGTAAAAAACCAACAAGCACTTATTACAGGTATTCTTAAGAAAGCAATGTCACCTGCAATTATTACGAACTATACTTCTATTCTAAATTCAGTTTCCGACTCATTCCAAATGAGTATGGAAGAGAGTGACTTTAAGAAATTAATAAAACAACAAATTAATGATATGTCAGATTGGGATATTCAATCTTATGCAGTAACAGGAACTGGAAGTTCAAGTACAACGACGTATTCAATGCCGGGTCCAGCACTTTATGTAATGGAACCAAATTATGATACAGTCCGTCAAGCTCACGACTATATTGAGGCAATGGAACGTCATGAAGTAATTTCAGTAAGTGAATAA
- a CDS encoding ABC transporter substrate-binding protein, giving the protein MSQEHQEVHVEENANDKKEKQRLVKNPKENKSVIIGVVAVLLLAVFSTSFFFLNSRCTVDGKTVCYDKDNEYFSIEENASLTVQVENKELGEYLVSTWDETHPQHKDAISYVVQEPLSIDQMAKGLPYDVMVTSQKNAVYFLDQLVNLGNGLDTVVGSRIPVQLQDSINLKGYYFVQNSIEGGLFVYNKTLLEEAGFDLKDSDDSGLPDVFETWDQIYKASDKILKKTDMVFPLSFKDQESFYPFLTSGRWTLNFTKKGSDPGFETQEFRDGLVFIEAMSTHKMDKTLPKDVKAEDLPWQLDAAFYERRSAFSLITDFEMADKYEMSTKDEYVYAPYPEYMKHRMSPMGEVDGYIARKETKYPSAAAEVIRILRSGEGVSTYKSSVGKTPIYHRIHLDELTITDKKLIEKMRAYNFHDTPPVMALDNNPTKLARSLYKEVDFMPILRDLYDHKLTVDEAQSEIVSLANKWIEENDLTEDEKKALEAKKAEDEKKALEAKKEESKNDASSENEEKKDN; this is encoded by the coding sequence ATGAGTCAAGAACATCAAGAAGTGCACGTTGAGGAAAATGCAAACGACAAGAAAGAAAAACAACGATTGGTTAAAAATCCTAAAGAGAATAAGAGTGTTATTATTGGCGTTGTCGCAGTCTTGTTACTTGCAGTTTTTTCAACCTCATTCTTTTTCTTAAACAGCCGTTGTACTGTTGATGGGAAAACGGTGTGTTACGATAAAGATAACGAGTATTTCAGTATTGAAGAAAATGCATCACTCACCGTACAAGTTGAAAATAAAGAGCTTGGGGAATACTTAGTTTCCACATGGGATGAAACGCATCCGCAACATAAAGATGCGATTAGTTATGTTGTCCAAGAACCATTAAGTATTGATCAAATGGCTAAAGGACTCCCTTACGATGTAATGGTAACCTCGCAGAAAAATGCTGTTTACTTTTTAGATCAATTGGTTAATCTAGGCAATGGCCTTGATACGGTCGTTGGAAGTAGAATTCCAGTCCAACTTCAAGATTCAATAAATCTCAAAGGATACTATTTTGTTCAAAATAGTATCGAGGGGGGCCTCTTTGTTTATAATAAAACACTTTTAGAAGAAGCAGGATTTGATTTAAAAGATTCAGATGATTCTGGATTACCAGATGTTTTTGAAACATGGGATCAAATTTATAAAGCTTCCGATAAAATTCTTAAAAAGACCGATATGGTATTTCCATTATCCTTTAAAGACCAAGAATCCTTTTATCCTTTCTTAACCAGTGGTCGATGGACGTTGAATTTCACGAAAAAAGGATCGGACCCAGGCTTTGAAACCCAAGAATTTAGAGATGGGCTCGTCTTTATTGAAGCGATGAGTACCCACAAAATGGATAAAACATTACCAAAAGATGTGAAGGCAGAAGACCTTCCATGGCAATTGGATGCAGCGTTTTACGAACGACGCTCAGCCTTTAGCCTTATTACTGATTTTGAAATGGCCGATAAATACGAGATGAGTACTAAGGACGAATATGTGTATGCACCTTATCCAGAGTATATGAAGCACCGGATGTCTCCGATGGGTGAGGTTGATGGTTATATCGCACGTAAAGAAACTAAATACCCATCTGCTGCCGCAGAAGTAATTCGAATCTTGCGTAGCGGAGAAGGGGTATCAACTTACAAGAGTTCTGTGGGTAAAACGCCGATTTATCATCGTATTCACCTTGATGAGCTTACAATTACCGATAAGAAACTCATTGAAAAAATGAGAGCGTATAATTTCCATGATACGCCACCAGTGATGGCATTGGATAATAATCCAACCAAATTAGCACGTAGTCTTTATAAAGAAGTTGATTTCATGCCGATATTAAGAGATCTTTATGATCATAAACTAACGGTTGATGAAGCTCAGTCCGAAATTGTTTCACTTGCAAACAAATGGATTGAGGAGAATGATTTAACTGAAGATGAGAAAAAAGCATTAGAAGCCAAAAAAGCTGAAGATGAGAAAAAGGCACTTGAAGCAAAAAAAGAAGAATCAAAGAATGATGCTTCTTCCGAAAACGAAGAAAAGAAAGACAATTAA
- the fni gene encoding type 2 isopentenyl-diphosphate Delta-isomerase: MRSKRKDEHVTLALRQNVYQSDFDTIRIIHQSLPNINLSDVDASIQFLGQTMKYPIYINAMTGGSEKTEILNRKLARIARIFGLPMAVGSQHAALDDPSLASSYRVVRDENPSGFIIGNVGANATVEDAKRAIKMIDANALGIHINVAQEIAMDEGDRDFSHWIENITQIVASVDVPVIVKEVGFGMSDKTVAQLYACGVRHVDVSGRGGTNFVWIENERSQGKRYNYLSDWGITTVESLIMTKSYQEKCNIFASGGIQNPLDAMKCLILGAQAVGISGYFLKAAHLESDAMLEEVSMFLEDFKKLMVLVGAKTIKELPNVEYTIHGKEVQ, from the coding sequence ATGAGATCAAAAAGAAAAGACGAACATGTAACACTTGCTCTAAGGCAAAATGTGTATCAATCTGATTTTGATACCATACGGATTATTCACCAAAGTTTACCAAATATAAATTTGAGTGACGTGGATGCGTCCATTCAGTTTTTAGGTCAAACGATGAAGTATCCAATCTATATTAATGCAATGACAGGTGGCAGTGAAAAAACTGAAATTTTAAATCGAAAACTAGCGAGAATTGCTCGTATTTTTGGATTGCCGATGGCAGTTGGATCGCAGCATGCAGCACTTGATGATCCAAGCTTGGCGTCGTCATACCGAGTTGTCCGCGATGAAAACCCTTCGGGTTTTATTATTGGTAATGTGGGTGCGAATGCTACGGTTGAGGATGCAAAACGCGCAATCAAAATGATTGATGCGAATGCATTAGGGATTCACATTAATGTTGCACAAGAGATAGCTATGGATGAAGGGGATCGCGATTTTTCACATTGGATTGAGAACATTACTCAAATCGTGGCATCGGTTGATGTTCCTGTTATTGTTAAAGAAGTAGGATTTGGTATGAGTGATAAGACTGTTGCGCAGCTTTATGCCTGTGGTGTACGACATGTTGATGTAAGTGGTCGAGGTGGTACCAATTTTGTTTGGATTGAAAATGAACGATCACAAGGTAAACGCTATAATTATTTATCAGATTGGGGTATTACAACCGTAGAGTCGCTTATAATGACGAAGTCGTACCAAGAAAAGTGTAATATTTTCGCATCCGGTGGTATTCAAAACCCACTTGATGCCATGAAGTGTTTAATTCTAGGCGCACAAGCCGTAGGAATTTCAGGATATTTCCTGAAGGCAGCTCATTTAGAATCAGATGCAATGCTTGAAGAAGTCTCCATGTTTCTGGAAGACTTCAAAAAGTTGATGGTTTTAGTAGGTGCCAAAACGATAAAAGAATTACCAAATGTTGAATATACAATTCATGGGAAGGAGGTGCAGTAA